The following proteins come from a genomic window of Sardina pilchardus chromosome 1, fSarPil1.1, whole genome shotgun sequence:
- the LOC134084403 gene encoding NACHT, LRR and PYD domains-containing protein 3-like — MQSRHGIEIECNNLFQDEGTRTVLTKGNAGIGKTVCVHKFILDWVDGEANHNIKFIFVLPFRELSLLTGEFSFHEVLVEFHRELNSLNNPDIYDSNTTLFILDGLDESKFPLNFSKKMVADMQMSTTVDVLITSLIKGKLFESALLWITSRPAAVTQALLTHVDQITEVRGFNDQQREEYFHKRISNPTLANTIISHIKTSRILYIMCHIPLFCWITATVFQKMLAQGGSCEIPKTLTSMYCHFLLIQTDRTHKKSLDASEMDWQKLPEWNSVILKVAKLAFTQLDKDRVIFSEEDLKECGIGANDSLVSGMCTEILKEESDRYNINLHEKMYYFVHLSIQEFLAAFFAFHCYLSKNLKPIKNFLAQKNKPMPDDLTLDKLLKMAVNKALDSKNGHYDLFVRFLHGISLESNQRILGGLLPRVESDQETMGRIISNLKKVQRRNISAERCLNLFHCLSEMNDRSLHEEVQGFLNSENSGPGKMLSLAHCSGLAYTLQLSDDVQEEFDLKKYNTSDEGRKRLVPAVKNCRKAVLAGCKLTESSCDIVASALQSADSALRELDLSDNDLQDSGIEILCSGLKSTNCKLEKLRLSCCGITKKGCEALASALDSNPSYLRELDLSRNYPGTEGRAILSKWLKPGFAISFDNEAEYWLKSGLRKYPCKITLDQNTAHKKLSLKNQKVSVEKQDQTYPNHPERFQHCQQFLCTEGLTGKAYWEVEWSGRAAVGVAYKSIRRDRKDESRIGCNDKSWCLEQFINSSKAKYNNNTEDISTSRSKSGRLGVFLDWPGGTLSFYNISSGALTHLHTFRARFVEPLYPAFEVSESVTLKETG; from the exons ATGCAGTCAAGACATGGTATAGAAATTGAATGCAACAATCTTTTCCAAGATGAAGGCACCAGGACTGTGTTGACCAAAGGGAATGCTGGCATAGGGAAAACAGTTTGTGTGCATAAGTTTATTCTTGACTGGGTCGACGGAGAAGCAAACCACAACATCAAGTTCATCTTTGTCCTACCATTTCGGGAGCTCAGTTTACTtacaggagaatttagttttcaTGAAGTTCTTGTTGAGTTCCATCGAGAACTTAACAGTCTTAACAATCCAGATATCTACGACAGCAATACAACTCTCTTCATTCTTGATGGCCTGGATGAAAGCAAATTTCCTTTGAACTTTTCCAAGAAGATGGTAGCAGACATGCAAATGTCCACCACAGTGGATGTTCTAATCACAAGCCTCATTAAAGGGAAGCTGTTTGAGTCTGCTCTCCTTTGGATAACCTCACGGCCAGCCGCTGTTACCCAAGCTCTGTTAACACATGTTGACCAGATAACAGAAGTCCGAGGTTTCAATGaccaacagagagaggagtatTTCCACAAGAGAATCAGTAACCCTACTCTGGCTAACACCATTATTTCACATATCAAGACATCACGCAtcctctacatcatgtgccacatccCTCTGTTCTGTTGGATCACTGCAACAGTTTTCCAGAAAATGCTTGCTCAGGGAGGCAGCTGTGAAATTCCCAAGACCCTTACCAGCATGTATTGCCACTTCCTGCTCATCCAGACTGACAGAACACACAAAAAGTCCCTTGATGCAAGTGAAATGGACTGGCAGAAACTTCCAGAGTGGAACAGTGTCATTTTGAAAGTTGCCAAGCTAGCTTTTACACAACTGGACAAGGACCGAGTCATTTTTAGCGAAGAGGACCTTAAGGAATGTGGAATTGGCGCCAATGATTCTCTTGTCTCTGGGATGTGCACAGAGATCTTGAAGGAGGAATCTGACCGTTACAACATCAACTTGCATGAGAAGATGTACTACTTTGTGCATCTTAGCATCCAGGAGTTCCTTGCTGCCTTCTTTGCATTTCACTGCTATTTAAGCAAGAACCTGAAGCCTATTAAGAATTTTCTGGCTCAGAAGAACAAACCTATGCCTGATGATTTGACACTGGACAAATTGCTAAAAATGGCAGTCAACAAAGCACTGGACAGTAAAAATGGTCACTACGACCTGTTTGTCAGATTTCTTCATGGCATCTCACTGGAGTCCAATCAAAGGATTTTAGGTGGCCTCCTGCCCCGTGTAGAGTCTGATCAAGAAACCATGGGACGAATCATCAGCAACCTCAAGAAAGTACAGAGGAGGAATATCTCAGCAGAAAGGTGCCTGAATCTCTTCCACTGCCTCAGTGAAATGAATGACCGTTCGCTCCACGAGGAAGTCCAGGGATTTCTGAATTCAGAGAATTCAGGCCCAGGCAAAATGTTGTCACTGGCACATTGTTCTGGACTAGCCTACACACTTCAGCTCTCTGATGATGTTCAGGAAGAGTTTGACTTGAAAAAGTACAACACCTCTGACGAGGGTCGCAAGAGACTGGTTCCAGCTGTGAAAAACTGCCGTAAGGCCGT ACTTGCTGGCTGTAAACTCACAGAGAGCTCCTGTGACATTGTGGCCTCAGCATTACAGTCTGCAGACTCAGCGCTGAGAGAGTTGGACCTGAGTGACAACGATCTTCAGGATTCCGGGATTGAGATTCTCTGTTCTGGACTGAAAAGTAcaaactgtaaactggagaaactgag ATTATCTTGCTGTGGGATCACAAAGAAAGGCTGTGAAGCATTGGCCTCTGCTCTGGATTCCAATCCTTCTTACCTGAGAGAGCTTGACCTGAGCCGCAATTACCCAGGGACAGAGGGACGGGCCATACTCTCTAAATGGCTGAAACCAGGGTTTGCAATAAG TTTTGACAATGAAGCAGAATACTGGTTGAAGTCCGGACTACGTAAAT ATCCCTGCAAAATCACTTTAGACCAAAACACAGCCCACAAAAAGCTAAGTTTGAAGAACCAAAAGGTTAGTGTGGAAAAGCAGGACCAGACGTATCCAAATCACCCTGAGCGATTCCAGCACTGTCAGCAGTTCCTTTGTACTGAGGGCCTGACCGGAAAAGCCTACTGGGAAGTGGAATGGAGTGGACGTGCTGCAGTTGGTGTTGCGTACAAGAGTATTCGCAGGGACAGAAAAGATGAGAGTAGGATCGGATGCAATGACAAGTCCTGGTGTCTGGAGCAATTCATCAACTCATCCAAAGCCAAGTACAATAACAACACTGAAGACATCTCTACTTCTCGCTCTAAGTCTGGGCGACTGGGAGTGTTCTTGGACTGGCCAGGTGgaactctgtccttctacaatATCTCCTCAGGGGCACTgacccacctgcacacattcCGTGCAAGATTTGTTGAACCTCTTTACCCAGCGTTTGAGGTTTCAGAGAGTGTTACTCTCAAAGAGACAGGTTAG